Part of the Intestinibacillus sp. Marseille-P6563 genome is shown below.
TGTTCTTTACGCCGGTGTATTATTCGCTCATCGACAGCATATCCGAGCGGTTTAAGAACCGCAAGCGCCGCCGCGGCGGCAAAAATGGGGACCCGGACGACGAAGAACCAGAGCCGCCGCTGGAACCCGAAACAAAGGAGGAAGGCGTTCATGTCTGAAGCGCGGGAAAACCGCCGCAGCGCCATTTTGCATGCCGCCTGTAAGGAATTTTCCGAAAAGGGTTTTGCAGGCGCTAAAATTGAGGAGATCGCCCGGCAGGTCGGCATCGGAAAATCGACCGTGTATGAATATTTCCCGTCCAAAACCGACCTGCTCGAACAGGCGGCTGACTGGATGATCGGCCGGGTCGATGTGGATGTGCGCAAGATCATGGAAAGCCCGGACCGCTTTGAGGAAAAAATCCGTGCATATATACTGTATATGTGCCATTTGTTGCAGCATATGGGGCATGGAATGCTGTACATGCACGGCGATAACAAAGAGATGCTTTGCATCATCAAGCGATGCACGCGGCAGCTGTCCAAGAAGATTTTGGGCGCTGCGATCGACGCGGTGCGATATGGCCGCCAGCAAGGTGAACTGCGGGCCGATGTCGACGAGCGGGCGGTGGCGATGCTGATGGTCACCCTGCCCTCTCCCCTGATTGCCGAGCAGATTGCGGAGCAAGGCGAGCAGGCGCTCGACCCCATGATCGAACTGATGATGCACGGCATGGCGCCCCAATAAAAAAAGCGTATCCCGGCGGTTCATCCCGCCGGGATTTTCTCTGGGCGATTGACAAACGCCCCAAAACAGGATAAGCTGGAAACAGACTGATAAAAGCGAGGAGTTTAAGCTATGCTGACAACCGGTATCCAAGGCAAAAAAGAAATCACGGTCACCGAAAACCTGCTGGCCAATCAGGTCGGCAGCGGCCTGGTGGCTGTTTATGCGACCCCAATGATGATTGCAGGCATGGAAGGCACGGCCGCGGGCTCGGTAGCCGACGCGCTCGACCCCGGCAAGACCACCGTGGGCATTCAGATGAACGTCAGCCACGTGGCTGCCACCCCGGCAGGCATGAAGGTGCGGTTTGAAACCGAACTGACCGAGATCGCCCCGAACGGCAAGGTACTCACCTTCCGTGTGGCAGCCTACGACGAAGCGGGCCTGATCGGCGAAGGCACCCATCAGCGTGCGATTGTCGACAAGGAGCGTTTTGAAGCTAAGGCACAGGCCAAAAAGGCGTAAATACAAAAAGACCGTTCCCCGGCTGGGGAGCGGTCTTTTTTTCAGTCAAACAGCGCGCGGATGGCGCCCATATTGTCCATGGCAAGCTGATAACCGTGGTCGTAGCTGCGGTGCAGGACGGATACGTCCTTTTCAAACGAGTCCAGCGACATGGCGGGGCGTAAAATGACCGTGTCGGCTGGCGCACGGCGCTTGAGTTCGTCCAGCAGCAGCGTGGTCTGGTTGTAGCGTTCGGCGCGGTGCAGCATGGTCTGCTCCATGGCCGGGAACCGGTGCCGCATGGCCCGTGCCCCCAGGCGCACATAAGGCGTGGTGGTTTTCCAGTAGCCCGCCGGACGGGTCAAAATAACCAGATTGCGGCGGCTGCCGTCGCGCAGCGCCTGCGCGATGGGCACCGAGTCGGCTACGCCGCCGTCATAGTAGGGCGTGCCGTCAATCTCAATGGGCGGGAACATGTGCGGCAGCGCACAGGTCGCCCGCAGCAGGGTGCACGGCCGGTCGAGCTGCATGCCGTCCAGATATTCGGCCTTGCCGGTCAGCGCGTTGGTCACGCCGACCCGTACCCGCCCCGGATAGCGGCGGAAAGTTTCCCAGTCAAAGGGCACCAGCCGGTTGGGCACCTCGTCAAAGACAAAGTCCAGCCCAAAGATCGATCCGCATTTGGCGAAATTCCGCATGGACAGATAGCGTTTGTCGTTGCGATAGGTGGTGAAGATGCGCAGATTGCGGCCGCGCTGGCGGGCCAGATAGGAAAAGGCATAGGTGATGCCGGCCGACACGCCGGACATGTAGTCAAACATCAGCCCCTCATCGAGCAGGGCGTCGAGTACGCCGCAGGAGAACACCGGGCGGAAGGTGCCGCCCTCGAGAATCAGTCCGGGCATGGAGCGCTCCCCCCTTCCCCGGCGAGTGCAAAGTCGATCTGGCCGCTGGCGCGGCTCGCGCCGATCAAGCGCACGCGCACGGGCGTGCCGATGGTGTAGCGCACCCCACTGCGATTGAATAGCACCATTTTTTGATCGTCGTATTCGTAGTAACCGGGAAGCGCTTCCACCCGGATGAGGCCCTCGGCGCCGTTCGGCAGGGCGACGAACAGGCCGAATGCCTGCACGCCCGACACCTCGCCGTCAAATTCCTGACCGAGGAACTGCTCCATATAGGCGGCAATATACAGCTTGTCAATCTCGCGCTCGGCCGTGTCGGCGGCAAGTTCGCGGGTGGTCGACTGGATGGCCGCGTTTTCGACAAAGGTGTAGTCGGCGCGGGTGAAGGCCGCGCCATCGAGCGCACGCGTAAGCATGCGGTGGGTGGCAAGGTCGGGATACCGCCGGATGGGCGAGGTGAAATGCAGATAATACTTGGCCTGCAAGCCGTAATGGCCCAGGTTTTCCTCCGAATAGCGTGCGCGTGCAAGCGAACGCAACAATAGCGTCGGCAGGGCGCGCTGGCGCGGATCACCCGCCGCCTGGTCGAGCACGGCCTGAAGCTGGCGGGTGTCCTGCGGTTTGGAGGGGTCGATACGATGGCCGAACGGCCGGGCAAACTGGGCAAAGACGCGCAGCTTTTCCGGATCTGGGTTCTCGTGCACGCGGTACACCGCCGGGTGGTTGTGGGTGTCCATGAACTGGGCGACTGCCTCGTTGGCCTGGAGCATGAATTCCTCAATCATCTTTTCGGCGCGGCCGCGCGGACGGTAAAATACATCCACCGGTTCGCCCTGCTCGTCCACCGCAATTTCGGCTTCTGGGATGTCCAGATCGAGCGCGCCGCGCTCCATGCGCCGGCGGCGCAGCAGGTCGGCCAAATCGGCCATTTTCCGGGCGGTATCCACCAGAAAATCGTATTTTTTACACAGTTCGGCGTCGCCGTCCAGGATTTTATTCACGTTGTTATAGGTCATGCGCGCCTTGGAGCGGATGACCGATTTGGCAAACTCGGCCTTGTGGCAGCGGCCATCCGGCCCAATTTCGAGGAAGGCCGAAAAGGCCAGCCGGTCCTCCCCTGGCACGAGCGAGCACAGCCCGTCGGACAGGGCAAACGGCAGCATGGGCACCACGTGGCCGGGATAATAGACCGAAGTGCCGCGGCGGTAGGCTTCGGCATCAAGCGGACTGTCGGGTGTAACATAGTGTGACACATCTGCGATGTGCACGCCGAGCTGCACGCGTCCGTTCGCGAGCGGCTTGAGCGATACGGCGTCGTCAAAGTCTTTGGCGCTGTCGCCGTCGATGGTGAAAATGAGTTCGTCCCGCAGGTCGCGCCGTCCGGCGTAGGCATCTGCCGGGACGCGATCGCCCAGCGAACCGGCCTGCTGCTGCGCATCCTCTGGGAACGCTTCCTGGATGCCGTTTTCATGCAGAATGGCCGCAATGGACGCCTGCATGGTCCCGTTTTTGCCAAAAACCTGCACGACAGCCGCCTGCGGCAGCACCCGGCCTTCGCCGTAATACATCATGCGCACCGCGACCTTGTCGCCCGGCTGCGCCCCGCCCAGATGGGCCTTGGGCAGTACGATTTCGGACGGATATTTCTTGCTGGACGGCTCCAAAACGAACGATTTGCCGCGCTGACGCACCGCGCCTAGGATTTCGGCGCGGCTGCGTTCCAGGATGCGTGCCACCTCGCCTTCGCGGCGGCGGGTGCCATCCCGACGGCGGCCGTCCTCGCCCAGCCGGACGAGCACATGGTCGCCCTGCCAGGCGCCGCCGTCCGCGTGGGGCGGGATGAAAATATCGCCCTTGTCGTCCTTTTCGTCCGGGGCGACAAAGGCAAAGCCGCGCTCGGTCGCCAGGAACGTGCCGGCGATATAACCGTAATGGGCGGCTTGGGCCAGACGGTTCTTTTTGTTTTTGACGATCTTGCCGCTGGCGGTCAGGCGCTGGATGCAGTCGGCAAGCGCCTGTTTGCCGACACCCGGCAGCTGGCGGCGCAGTTCCTCCTGCCGCTGGGGCCGCGCGAGTAGTTCAAAGACCTTTTGGTCGAGCGAATCCATGAGATGCCCTCCTTCCGGATTTTGGGGATGCTTTCATTATACGCCCCCGCCGGACAATTTAAAAGAACAAAAAACCACTATCCGAAGATAGTGGTTTTGTTTGGAGCGGATGACGAGGCTCGAACTCGCTACCTCCACCTTGGCAAGGTGGCGCTCTACCAGATGAGCTACATCCGCATCTATGGTGCCTCCGGGCGGAA
Proteins encoded:
- a CDS encoding TetR/AcrR family transcriptional regulator, which codes for MSEARENRRSAILHAACKEFSEKGFAGAKIEEIARQVGIGKSTVYEYFPSKTDLLEQAADWMIGRVDVDVRKIMESPDRFEEKIRAYILYMCHLLQHMGHGMLYMHGDNKEMLCIIKRCTRQLSKKILGAAIDAVRYGRQQGELRADVDERAVAMLMVTLPSPLIAEQIAEQGEQALDPMIELMMHGMAPQ
- a CDS encoding thioesterase family protein; translation: MLTTGIQGKKEITVTENLLANQVGSGLVAVYATPMMIAGMEGTAAGSVADALDPGKTTVGIQMNVSHVAATPAGMKVRFETELTEIAPNGKVLTFRVAAYDEAGLIGEGTHQRAIVDKERFEAKAQAKKA
- a CDS encoding patatin-like phospholipase family protein; the encoded protein is MPGLILEGGTFRPVFSCGVLDALLDEGLMFDYMSGVSAGITYAFSYLARQRGRNLRIFTTYRNDKRYLSMRNFAKCGSIFGLDFVFDEVPNRLVPFDWETFRRYPGRVRVGVTNALTGKAEYLDGMQLDRPCTLLRATCALPHMFPPIEIDGTPYYDGGVADSVPIAQALRDGSRRNLVILTRPAGYWKTTTPYVRLGARAMRHRFPAMEQTMLHRAERYNQTTLLLDELKRRAPADTVILRPAMSLDSFEKDVSVLHRSYDHGYQLAMDNMGAIRALFD
- the rnr gene encoding ribonuclease R yields the protein MDSLDQKVFELLARPQRQEELRRQLPGVGKQALADCIQRLTASGKIVKNKKNRLAQAAHYGYIAGTFLATERGFAFVAPDEKDDKGDIFIPPHADGGAWQGDHVLVRLGEDGRRRDGTRRREGEVARILERSRAEILGAVRQRGKSFVLEPSSKKYPSEIVLPKAHLGGAQPGDKVAVRMMYYGEGRVLPQAAVVQVFGKNGTMQASIAAILHENGIQEAFPEDAQQQAGSLGDRVPADAYAGRRDLRDELIFTIDGDSAKDFDDAVSLKPLANGRVQLGVHIADVSHYVTPDSPLDAEAYRRGTSVYYPGHVVPMLPFALSDGLCSLVPGEDRLAFSAFLEIGPDGRCHKAEFAKSVIRSKARMTYNNVNKILDGDAELCKKYDFLVDTARKMADLADLLRRRRMERGALDLDIPEAEIAVDEQGEPVDVFYRPRGRAEKMIEEFMLQANEAVAQFMDTHNHPAVYRVHENPDPEKLRVFAQFARPFGHRIDPSKPQDTRQLQAVLDQAAGDPRQRALPTLLLRSLARARYSEENLGHYGLQAKYYLHFTSPIRRYPDLATHRMLTRALDGAAFTRADYTFVENAAIQSTTRELAADTAEREIDKLYIAAYMEQFLGQEFDGEVSGVQAFGLFVALPNGAEGLIRVEALPGYYEYDDQKMVLFNRSGVRYTIGTPVRVRLIGASRASGQIDFALAGEGGSAPCPD